In Dermochelys coriacea isolate rDerCor1 chromosome 10, rDerCor1.pri.v4, whole genome shotgun sequence, one DNA window encodes the following:
- the SNRPA1 gene encoding U2 small nuclear ribonucleoprotein A': MVKLTAELIEQAAQYTNAVRDRELDLRGYKIPVIENLGATLDQFDAIDFSDNEIRKLDGFPLLKRLKTLLMNNNRICRIGEGLEQALPNLQEIILTNNSIVELGELDPLATIKSLTYLSILRNPVTNKKHYRLYVIHKVPQIRVLDFQKVKLKERQEAEKMFKGKRGAQLAKDIAKRTKTFNPGAGLPTDKKKAGPSTGDVEAIKNAIANATTLAEVERLKGLLQSGQIPGRERKTGPTEEVEEEMEEDTVPNGS, translated from the exons ATGGTGAAGCTCACGGCGGAGCTGATCGAGCAGGCGGCTCAGTACACGAACGCCGTGCGGGACCGGGAGCTGGACCTGCGCG GGTACAAAATCCCCGTCATTGAGAACCTGGGCGCCACCTTAGACCAGTTCGATGCCATCGATTTCTCTGACAACGAGATCCGCAAGTTGGACGGGTTCCCTCTGCTGAAGAGGCTGAAAACGTTACTCATGAATAACAACAGGATATG tcGGATCGGTGAGGGACTCGAACAGGCCTTACCCAACCTCCAGGAGATCATTCTTACCAATAATAGCATTGTGGAGCTG GGTGAACTGGATCCTTTGGCAACAATTAAATCACTGACTTACCTGAG TATTTTAAGGAACCCTGTAACAAATAAGAAGCATTACAGATTGTATGTAATCCACAAAGTCCCACAAATCAGAGTGTTGGATTTCCAGAAAGTGAAATTAAAA GAGCGTCAGGAGGCAGAGAAAATGTTCAAGGGCAAACGGGGTGCACAGCTTGCAAAGGATATTGCCAAGAGAACAAAAAC ttTTAATCCAGGTGCTGGTTTGCCGACTGACAAAAAGAAAGCTGGGCCCTCCACAGGAGATGTTGAAGCAATCAAG AATGCCATAGCAAATGCTACAACTTTGGCTGAAGTGGAGAGACTCAAGGGTTTGCTGCAGTCTGGTCAGATACCTGGCAGAGAACGAAAAACAG GACCAACAGAGGAAGTTGAAGAGGAGATGGAAGAAGACACAGTTCCCAATGGATCTTAA